The genomic DNA GTGCCGGTAGGTGCAAACAACTTCCTGTTGCAAATTCAGGTTACTGTGCAGGCGCAGGTAATCGGCCTGGTGGGCAGGGTCGTAGAGGGTTTCGGGCACCAGCGTAAAGTGCTGGTTGCTGACCGATACGCGTAGTTCCTGCCAGTTTTTGGTTTGCATCAAGGGGTTTTCGGCCGCAATAAGCCGCAGCTGTTCAGCTACCTGCATGGGCACCAGGTTACTCAGGAGCTCGTAATCTTCCAGCAGCACAAATTTATTCCGGGCGGTATCTACTACAGCAAAACGGATGGATTTCCTGCTCAGCGACAAGTATAACTTGCAGGTGGGTGCCTGCTGGAAGTTAAACGCCTCGTCCTGAATTTTATGCGAAAGCCTGAAATAAGTGCTGGTCGTGTTCAACGTAGTACCGGGTTAAGCGCAGCACCTAACGAAGCGCTGCTTTACTGCAAGTATAAAAAAATTATGGCAAATGGCCGCATAGCGCTGCTTATCTCATAAAGTGGTGGGGCAGTCCCATAAGATCATCGAGGGAGAACAGGTGCTGCAGCGCCCGGTGCTTATCGGCGGTGGGGATGGCCTGCAGTTCTTTGATGGTGAGCCATTGTACCTGTTTGATCAGCTGCTGGTTGGGAGCTGCTTCCGGGTCGGTGCCGGTAGTTGCCTGGCCGTTGCTGCAGCTTACTTCAAAAAAGAACTCGACCGCATGCAGCGGCGGCTGCACAAACTCATTTACAAACAGGAAGCGGCCCACCTTTACCTCCAAGCCGGTTTCTTCCTGCATTTCGCGGGCCAGCGCCTGTTGCATGGTTTCGCCAAAGGCTACACCGCCGCCGGGGGGGGCCCAGAAAGCATTGTTGTTCAGGGTATGGTCGTGCTGCACCAGCAGAAGTTTATTTTCCTGCAGGCAAACACCGCATACGCGCACGCGCACTTTGCCGGCGTAGGCGGCTGCATTGGGGTTCAGGTCGGTCATTTCTTTTGCGGATAAACGGAAGCGTCGTAGTTTTACAGTATGATAAAAACGTACAATCCCGAATTTGAACAGGATATACGCGAAAAGCTCCAGCGGCAGGGATTTATGAAGCTCCTGGGCTTTCACGTTACAAAGATAGCAGCTGGAAGCATAGAAGGCGAATTAACCTTGGAGCCGCACCACCGGCAGCACAAAGGCTTTGCGCATGGCGGCCTGATCGCAACGCTGGCCGATATTGTGGCCGGCTTTGCCGCGGTAAGCCTGGTGCCCAAAGACCATCACGTGGTAACGGCAGAGATAAAAGTGTCCTATTTTCATCCGGGCGTGGGCGACAAATTACTGGTAAAAGGCTATGTGATTAAACAGGGGCGCAAGCTTAATTTCTGCGAAGCCGAAGTATACGATGTGCGGGGCGCAGCGGAGCCTTTGCTCATTGCCAAAGCATCGGCCACCATGGCCACCATAACCCCGGAAGAGATCGCGCGTAGAGTATAACATGTTGCCCAAGTGGTTGTAAAAAAGCAGGTTCCGGTATTTTTATACTTGCCTGCCGGCGCATGAATGTGCGCCAAGGCTAACCGGCAGCATACACACCGATCAATTATTTCTGGCAAATTAAAATCACAAAATGAACAAGGGAGTTGTAAAGTTTTTTAATGAAACCAAAGGATTCGGCTTTATTAAAGATGACGAAACAGGTAAAGAGTATTTCGTACACGTGACCGGCCTGGTGGATGAAATCCGGGAAAACGACGAAGTGACGTACGAACTGAAAGAAGGGAAAAAAGGGTTGAATGCGGTGAACGTACAACGCGTTCAGTAGCCGTTTGCTACAGGTTTTTCAGCTGTAAAGCCTTACCTCCGGGTAAGGCTTTTTTCTTAAATAAGGCCTGTTTTTAAGTATAAAAGGACGTAAATTTGTATTAGCCGTAGCAAGGCGGTAACATTTGTTTAGCTGCCTTGCCGCCTTACCTGATGCGTATTTTGCGCCACGGTTTATTTTATTATTTCAGCATAACGAATGCGCCCATTAGAAGCCCTCCGCGAGAATTTCCCGTTTGAACCCACCGGAGACCAGGCCATGCTCTTTACCAAACTCGATGCCTTTATACAGGCCAGGCAGGACGAACGGCAGGTGTTCCTGCTCAAAGGCTATGCCGGTACAGGTAAAACCACGGTGGTAACGGCGCTGGTCAAGATCCTCAACTCCTTCGGTTATAAATATGTACTGCTGGCACCCACTGGTCGTGCCGCCAAGGTAATGTCCAGCTACAGCGGCAGCCCGGCCTTCACGATCCATAAAA from Pontibacter liquoris includes the following:
- a CDS encoding NUDIX domain-containing protein, giving the protein MTDLNPNAAAYAGKVRVRVCGVCLQENKLLLVQHDHTLNNNAFWAPPGGGVAFGETMQQALAREMQEETGLEVKVGRFLFVNEFVQPPLHAVEFFFEVSCSNGQATTGTDPEAAPNQQLIKQVQWLTIKELQAIPTADKHRALQHLFSLDDLMGLPHHFMR
- a CDS encoding PaaI family thioesterase, which encodes MIKTYNPEFEQDIREKLQRQGFMKLLGFHVTKIAAGSIEGELTLEPHHRQHKGFAHGGLIATLADIVAGFAAVSLVPKDHHVVTAEIKVSYFHPGVGDKLLVKGYVIKQGRKLNFCEAEVYDVRGAAEPLLIAKASATMATITPEEIARRV
- a CDS encoding cold-shock protein, which encodes MNKGVVKFFNETKGFGFIKDDETGKEYFVHVTGLVDEIRENDEVTYELKEGKKGLNAVNVQRVQ